A single window of Enterobacteriaceae bacterium ESL0689 DNA harbors:
- the galU gene encoding UTP--glucose-1-phosphate uridylyltransferase GalU has product MTASHSKVKKAVIPVAGLGTRMLPATKAIPKEMLPLVDKPLIQYVVNECIAAGIAEIVLVTHSSKNSIENHFDTSFELEAMLEKRVKRQLLEEIQSICPPHVTIIQVRQGLAKGLGHAVLCAHSVVGDEPVAVVLPDVILDEYESDLCRDNLAEMIARFDETGVSQIMVEPVADVTAYGVVNCKGESLQPGESIPMVGVVEKPKADVAPSNLAIVGRYVLSADIWPLLAKTPPGAGDEIQLTDAIDMLIEQETVEAYHMKGKSHDCGNKLGYMEAFVEYGIRHDALGEDFKAWLKETIEK; this is encoded by the coding sequence ATGACTGCCTCTCATTCTAAAGTAAAAAAAGCGGTTATCCCGGTTGCAGGATTAGGTACCAGGATGCTTCCTGCGACTAAGGCTATTCCAAAAGAAATGTTGCCATTAGTCGATAAGCCTTTAATTCAGTATGTTGTTAATGAGTGTATCGCCGCCGGGATTGCAGAAATTGTTCTGGTTACTCACTCTTCGAAAAACTCGATCGAAAACCATTTTGACACCAGTTTTGAACTGGAAGCCATGCTGGAAAAACGTGTTAAACGCCAGTTGTTGGAAGAAATTCAATCTATTTGCCCACCCCATGTCACGATTATCCAGGTTCGCCAGGGGCTGGCCAAAGGTCTTGGTCATGCGGTTCTGTGCGCACATTCGGTGGTCGGAGATGAGCCAGTCGCCGTTGTTTTGCCGGATGTTATTCTGGATGAATATGAATCGGATCTGTGCCGTGACAATCTGGCAGAGATGATTGCCCGGTTTGATGAAACCGGTGTCAGTCAGATTATGGTGGAGCCTGTCGCTGATGTCACTGCTTATGGTGTCGTTAATTGTAAAGGTGAATCGTTACAGCCTGGTGAAAGTATTCCCATGGTGGGTGTGGTGGAAAAACCGAAAGCAGATGTGGCACCTTCGAATCTTGCCATTGTCGGTCGCTATGTATTAAGTGCTGATATCTGGCCACTATTAGCCAAGACGCCTCCAGGTGCGGGTGATGAAATTCAGTTAACAGACGCTATTGATATGCTGATAGAGCAAGAAACCGTTGAAGCGTATCATATGAAAGGCAAAAGCCATGACTGCGGAAATAAGCTGGGTTATATGGAAGCTTTCGTCGAGTATGGTATTCGCCATGACGCTTTGGGAGAGGACTTTAAAGCCTGGCTGAAAGAAACTATCGAAAAGTAA
- the hns gene encoding DNA-binding transcriptional regulator H-NS, translated as MSEALKILNNIRTLRAQARECTLETLEEMLEKLEVVVNERREEETAAAAEIEERTRKLQQYREMLIADGIDLNELVNTMSATKAGTKTKRAARPAKYSYIDENGETKTWTGQGRTPAVIKKAIDEENKTLDDFLL; from the coding sequence ATGAGCGAAGCACTTAAAATTTTGAACAATATCCGTACTCTCCGCGCTCAGGCCAGAGAGTGTACCCTCGAAACATTAGAGGAAATGCTGGAAAAATTAGAAGTTGTTGTCAACGAACGTCGTGAAGAAGAAACTGCCGCAGCCGCAGAAATTGAAGAGCGGACTCGTAAGCTGCAACAATATCGTGAAATGTTGATCGCTGATGGTATTGATCTCAATGAGCTAGTTAATACTATGTCAGCGACCAAAGCAGGCACCAAAACTAAACGTGCGGCTCGTCCGGCGAAATACAGCTATATTGATGAAAATGGTGAGACTAAAACCTGGACTGGCCAGGGACGGACGCCGGCTGTAATCAAAAAAGCCATCGATGAAGAGAATAAAACGCTGGACGATTTCCTGCTTTAA
- the tdk gene encoding thymidine kinase, which yields MAQLYFYYSAMNAGKSTALLQSAYNYQERGMRALVYTAEIDDRFGAGKVSSRIGLSSPARLFNPQTDLLTDITAAHAQQPVHCVLVDESQFLTREQVFALSEVVDKLAIPVLCYGLRTDFRGELFGGSQYLLAWADKLVELKTICFCGRKAGMVLRLDQQGRPYNSGEQVVIGGNECYVSVCRKHYKEALQLASLSEVQNKYTPGK from the coding sequence ATGGCTCAACTCTATTTTTACTATTCTGCCATGAACGCAGGTAAATCCACGGCCTTATTGCAGTCAGCGTATAATTATCAGGAAAGGGGTATGCGTGCCCTGGTTTATACCGCTGAAATTGATGACCGCTTTGGTGCGGGTAAGGTGAGTTCAAGGATTGGTCTGTCATCTCCCGCCAGGCTATTTAATCCGCAAACGGATTTATTGACGGATATTACCGCGGCACATGCACAGCAGCCGGTTCATTGTGTTCTGGTGGATGAAAGCCAGTTTCTGACGCGCGAACAGGTATTTGCATTGTCTGAAGTCGTTGACAAGCTGGCTATTCCGGTGCTGTGTTACGGATTGCGAACGGATTTTCGCGGTGAATTATTCGGTGGTAGTCAGTATTTGCTGGCGTGGGCGGATAAGCTGGTTGAATTAAAAACGATCTGTTTTTGTGGTCGTAAAGCTGGCATGGTGCTTCGTCTCGATCAACAAGGGCGCCCTTATAATAGTGGGGAACAGGTGGTTATTGGAGGCAATGAATGCTATGTGTCTGTCTGTCGTAAGCATTATAAAGAAGCCTTACAGCTGGCATCATTGAGTGAGGTACAGAATAAATACACCCCAGGCAAGTAA
- the adhE gene encoding bifunctional acetaldehyde-CoA/alcohol dehydrogenase yields MAVTNVAELNALVERVKKAQREYAGFTQEQVDKIFRAAALAAADARIPLAKMAVAESGMGIVEDKVIKNHFASEYIYNAYKDEKTCGVLSEDDTFGTITIAEPIGIICGIVPTTNPTSTAIFKSLISLKTRNAIIFSPHPRAKEATNKAAAIVLQAAIAAGAPKDLIGWIDSPSVELSNALMHHPDINLILATGGPGMVKAAYSSGKPAIGVGAGNTPVVIDETADVKRAVASVLMSKTFDNGVICASEQSVVVVDAIYDAVRERFASHGGYLLQGKELKAVQDTILKNGALNAAIVGQPAYKIAQMAGFDVPVTTKILIGEVTDINESEPFAHEKLSPTLAMYRAKNFEDAVDKAEKLVAMGGIGHTSCLYTDQDNQPDRVTYFGQKMKTARILINTPASQGGIGDLYNFKLAPSLTLGCGSWGGNSISENVGPKHLINKKTVAKRAENMLWHKLPKSIYFRRGSLPIALDEVITDGHKRALIVTDRFLFNNGYADQITSVLKAAGVETEVFFEVEADPTLTVVRKGADLANSFKPDVIIALGGGSPMDAAKIIWVMYEHPETHFEDLALRFMDIRKRIYKFPKMGVKAKMVAITTTSGTGSEVTPFAVVTDDATGQKYPLADYALTPDIAIVDANLVMDMPKSLCAFGGLDAVTHALEAYVSVLASEFSDGQALQALKLLKENLPASYHEGAKNPLARERVHSAATIAGIAFANAFLGVCHSMAHKLGSQFHIPHGLANALLICNVIRYNANDNPTKQTAFSQYDRPQARRRYAEIADHLGLSAPGDRTAEKIEKLLAWLESLKAELGIPKSIREAGIQEADFMAHVDKLSEDAFDDQCTGANPRYPLISELKQILLDTFYGKAFSEAAVTEEPQKPVVTKNADKKAKKSA; encoded by the coding sequence ATGGCTGTTACCAATGTTGCTGAACTTAACGCCCTCGTAGAGCGGGTAAAAAAAGCTCAGCGTGAATATGCCGGTTTCACTCAGGAACAAGTGGATAAGATCTTCCGCGCTGCCGCATTAGCGGCGGCGGATGCGCGGATCCCGCTCGCCAAAATGGCGGTGGCAGAATCAGGGATGGGGATTGTCGAAGACAAAGTCATTAAAAATCACTTTGCTTCCGAATATATCTATAATGCCTATAAAGATGAAAAAACCTGTGGCGTGTTGTCTGAAGATGATACTTTCGGCACCATCACTATCGCTGAACCTATCGGCATTATTTGTGGTATCGTTCCGACCACCAACCCGACTTCCACCGCGATATTTAAATCACTGATTAGTCTGAAAACCCGCAATGCGATCATCTTCTCGCCACATCCCCGGGCGAAAGAGGCCACCAATAAAGCGGCGGCGATCGTGTTACAAGCCGCCATTGCTGCCGGTGCGCCAAAGGATTTGATCGGCTGGATAGATAGCCCGTCGGTTGAGCTTTCTAATGCCCTTATGCACCACCCGGATATTAATCTGATCCTCGCAACAGGTGGCCCGGGTATGGTCAAAGCGGCTTACAGTTCTGGTAAACCGGCTATCGGTGTCGGCGCGGGTAATACGCCAGTGGTGATTGATGAAACCGCCGATGTTAAACGTGCTGTCGCTTCTGTGCTGATGTCTAAAACGTTCGATAACGGTGTTATTTGTGCATCAGAACAGTCTGTTGTCGTTGTTGATGCTATATATGATGCGGTGCGTGAACGTTTTGCCAGTCATGGTGGTTATTTGCTGCAAGGTAAAGAACTGAAAGCCGTGCAGGATACAATCCTGAAAAACGGCGCACTCAATGCTGCCATTGTCGGTCAGCCGGCATATAAGATTGCCCAAATGGCTGGCTTTGATGTCCCGGTGACGACCAAGATCCTGATCGGTGAAGTCACCGACATCAATGAAAGCGAACCCTTTGCCCATGAAAAGCTCTCCCCCACACTGGCGATGTACCGGGCAAAGAACTTCGAAGACGCCGTTGATAAAGCAGAAAAACTGGTGGCAATGGGCGGTATCGGACATACCTCTTGTCTGTATACCGATCAGGACAATCAGCCTGATCGCGTCACCTATTTTGGCCAGAAAATGAAAACGGCACGGATACTGATTAATACTCCCGCCTCTCAGGGGGGTATTGGTGATCTGTACAACTTCAAGCTCGCCCCTTCCCTTACTTTAGGCTGTGGTTCCTGGGGAGGGAATTCCATCTCGGAAAATGTGGGCCCAAAACATCTGATCAACAAGAAAACTGTCGCTAAGCGAGCTGAAAATATGTTGTGGCATAAGCTTCCGAAATCTATCTATTTCCGCCGGGGTTCTTTGCCCATCGCGCTGGATGAAGTGATTACTGACGGACACAAACGTGCGCTTATCGTGACTGACCGTTTTCTGTTTAACAACGGCTATGCTGATCAAATCACCTCGGTCCTGAAAGCCGCAGGGGTGGAAACCGAAGTCTTCTTTGAAGTAGAAGCCGACCCGACATTAACTGTTGTGCGTAAAGGGGCCGATCTGGCCAATTCGTTCAAACCGGACGTGATTATCGCGCTGGGTGGTGGTTCTCCGATGGACGCCGCGAAAATTATCTGGGTGATGTATGAACATCCGGAAACCCATTTTGAGGATCTGGCTTTACGTTTTATGGACATCCGCAAACGGATCTATAAATTCCCCAAAATGGGAGTCAAAGCGAAAATGGTCGCTATCACCACCACTTCCGGTACAGGTTCAGAAGTGACGCCATTTGCGGTGGTCACCGATGATGCAACAGGACAGAAATATCCGCTGGCAGACTATGCTCTGACCCCTGATATCGCCATTGTCGATGCCAATCTGGTCATGGATATGCCTAAATCTTTATGCGCATTCGGAGGGCTGGATGCGGTTACTCATGCGCTGGAAGCTTACGTTTCTGTACTGGCCTCTGAATTTTCCGATGGCCAGGCGTTGCAGGCGCTGAAACTACTGAAGGAAAATCTGCCCGCCTCCTACCATGAGGGAGCAAAGAATCCGCTGGCACGCGAACGTGTCCATAGTGCGGCAACTATCGCGGGTATCGCCTTTGCTAATGCGTTTCTCGGTGTCTGCCACTCTATGGCCCATAAACTGGGATCTCAGTTCCATATTCCGCATGGTCTGGCCAATGCTTTGCTGATCTGTAACGTCATTCGTTACAATGCCAACGATAATCCGACGAAACAGACCGCCTTCAGCCAGTATGATCGGCCACAGGCTCGCCGTCGGTATGCCGAAATTGCCGATCACCTGGGATTGAGTGCACCCGGCGATCGTACCGCAGAGAAAATTGAAAAACTGCTGGCATGGCTGGAAAGTCTTAAGGCTGAACTGGGTATCCCCAAATCGATTCGTGAAGCCGGGATTCAGGAAGCGGACTTCATGGCCCATGTTGATAAATTATCCGAAGACGCATTTGATGACCAGTGTACTGGCGCTAACCCGCGTTATCCTTTAATTTCTGAATTAAAGCAGATCCTGCTGGATACTTTCTATGGTAAAGCGTTTAGTGAAGCGGCCGTCACGGAAGAACCCCAGAAGCCTGTAGTTACAAAAAACGCGGATAAAAAAGCGAAAAAATCAGCTTAA
- a CDS encoding YchE family NAAT transporter: MTQFLFDFSIYFKFFIGLLALVNPIGIIPVFISMTRDQTVTECNKTNLTANASVAIILLISLFLGNTILQIFGISIDSFRIAGGILVVTIAISMVSGKLGEDKQNKQEKSEAESRDSIGVVPLALPLMAGPGAISSVIVWGARYHTIFHLLGFSIAIIIFAGCCWGIFRIAPWLVRLLGQTGINVVTRIMGLLLMSLGIEFIVTGVKILFPGLLT; this comes from the coding sequence GTGACGCAATTTTTGTTTGATTTTTCAATTTATTTTAAGTTTTTTATTGGATTACTTGCTCTGGTGAATCCGATTGGTATCATCCCTGTTTTTATCAGTATGACCCGCGATCAAACGGTTACGGAGTGCAATAAAACCAATCTGACTGCGAATGCTTCTGTCGCAATTATTCTGTTGATATCCCTCTTTCTGGGTAACACTATTTTACAAATATTCGGGATATCTATTGATTCATTTCGTATTGCAGGAGGCATCCTGGTGGTGACTATCGCGATATCGATGGTCAGCGGTAAACTGGGAGAAGATAAACAAAATAAGCAGGAAAAATCAGAAGCAGAGAGTCGTGATAGTATCGGTGTGGTGCCTCTGGCATTGCCGTTAATGGCAGGCCCTGGTGCTATCAGCTCAGTGATTGTCTGGGGTGCGCGTTATCATACCATTTTCCATCTTTTGGGGTTTTCCATCGCGATTATTATTTTCGCTGGATGTTGCTGGGGGATTTTCCGCATCGCTCCCTGGCTGGTTCGTCTGCTGGGACAAACCGGTATTAACGTCGTGACACGTATTATGGGGTTATTACTCATGTCGTTAGGTATTGAGTTTATTGTTACCGGCGTAAAAATATTATTCCCTGGATTGCTGACTTAG